Proteins from a single region of Deltaproteobacteria bacterium:
- the thiE gene encoding thiamine phosphate synthase, protein MTGRNLVLDLFRQGGLYGLTAEKFSRGRSNLDVVRMMLDSGIRIIQYREKTKKMGEKYAQCQVLRAMTRAAGAAFIVNDDIDLALLVKADGVHVGQEDLPVKAVRALVGERMAIGLSTHSPDQAQAAVAVGADYIGVGPIFATQTKDDVCAPVGLTYLDYVVRHVALPFVAIGGIKEHNLGQVAAHGARCAAMVTEIVGAADIAQKTIRLQALLPSPPSVQNARKI, encoded by the coding sequence ATGACCGGACGCAATCTCGTGCTTGATCTCTTCCGCCAGGGCGGCCTCTACGGGCTGACGGCCGAAAAATTCTCCCGCGGCAGATCCAACCTCGACGTCGTGCGGATGATGCTCGACTCCGGCATCCGCATCATCCAATACCGCGAAAAGACGAAAAAAATGGGCGAAAAATACGCGCAGTGCCAAGTCCTGCGCGCCATGACCCGCGCCGCCGGCGCGGCCTTCATCGTCAACGACGACATCGATCTGGCCCTGCTCGTCAAAGCCGACGGCGTCCACGTCGGCCAGGAGGATCTGCCCGTAAAGGCGGTGCGCGCCCTGGTCGGCGAGCGCATGGCCATTGGTCTGTCCACCCATTCCCCGGATCAGGCCCAGGCGGCCGTGGCCGTCGGGGCGGACTATATCGGCGTCGGTCCGATCTTTGCGACCCAGACCAAGGACGACGTCTGCGCGCCCGTGGGCCTGACCTATCTGGATTACGTCGTCCGACATGTCGCTCTGCCCTTTGTCGCCATCGGTGGCATCAAGGAACACAACCTCGGCCAGGTCGCGGCCCACGGCGCGCGCTGTGCGGCCATGGTCACGGAAATTGTCGGCGCGGCGGACATCGCCCAAAAAACCA